The Heliangelus exortis chromosome 10, bHelExo1.hap1, whole genome shotgun sequence genome includes a window with the following:
- the ADAM33 gene encoding disintegrin and metalloproteinase domain-containing protein 33, producing the protein MAGPDPPNLQPAPPPAPKPALAFWGRRICFLGILLLVPGRGGASGTRGPPSHGEKVTPQWLLRGRPRRAVSLEEKVPAPAQAKVAVMAEGRELILVLEKNQLLAPGYTETHYSTRGHPITLTPNHTDHCYYHGHVQGYGGSWVVLSTCSGIRGLIVLSTNTSYYLNPLETPELGHHHLIHRAEHLPIRAGTCGHGDGLGTTIAAITQLFRPLPHREKRDAWRTMKYMELFIVADHTLYRNQNLDLGHTKQRIVEIANYVDKFYRSLNIKVALIGLEVWTKRDQCAVTSDANATLWSFLQWKKGLRSRRKHDNAQLLTGKTFRGTTIGMAPLEGMCSLDNSGGVSVDHSEQPIGAAATMAHEIGHNFGMSHDTTGCCVEATPEQGGCVMAAATGHPFPRVFSSCSKRQLENYFQKGGGMCLFNLPDTKDLVVGQKCGNGFLEEGEDCDCGEVEECTNPCCNAHNCTLKLGAQCAHGDCCQNCKLKVAGTMCREAAGSCDLPEYCKGTSPYCPANVYLLDGSSCAYGEAYCKDGMCMTHHQQCVQLWGPGAWPAPDACFQDVNMAGNTYGNCGKDSQGRYVKCDKRDALCGKIQCQSPAKKPQGTNTVSIDTTIRFNGREVKCRGTYMYTAKDDEDDLSDPGLVMTGTKCGDGMVCKDRRCQNASLFELEKCVSQCHGHGVCNSNKNCHCDAGWAPPYCEKPGLGGSVDSGPVQRDNHEAIVVTLLLIFLLFLPALVMGTYYWYRRENSLLNKWIKEMRRRSQETYRNKTISRKSPGGHPKAAFTLRNISTSSHTNKAPRAGFPTKPSTHHPGPQPVNVVHPLRPAPHSIPPRPRDPKPARPPPPLSKSPMVPTKTIVSQAKLPPPKKPLPCSPVRTPLVVPKHQPPRRPLPGSPLLAKQLPPAHGQTLLVMVPPTNFKASSRSAMSHPTRPLKPMPPQRPVPAIKVQSTSFPLKK; encoded by the exons ATGGCCGGGCCGGACCCCCCAAACCTTCAgccagccccccccccagcccccaaacCCGCCCTCGCTTTTTGGGGGAGACGCATCTGCTTTTTAGGGATTTTGCTGCTGGTCCCCGGCCGGGGGGGAGCTTCGGGAACCAGAG gtCCCCCATCCCATGGAGAGAAGGTGACCCCACAGTGGCTCCTCAGGGGCCGCCCCAGAAGAGCTgtcagcctggaggagaag gtgccaGCACCTGCCCAGGCAAAGGTGGCCGTGATGGCTGAGGGCAGGGAGCTCATCCTGGTGCTGGAGAAGAACCA GCTGCTGGCACCGGGCTACACCGAGACTCACTACAGCACCCGTGGACACCCCATCACCCTCACCCCCAACCACAcg GACCACTGCTACTACCACGGGCACGTCCAGGGCTATGGTGGCTCCTGGGTTGTCCTCAGCACCTGCTCAGGAATACG GGGCCTGATAGTGCTGAGCACCAACACCAGCTACTACCTGAACCCCCTGGAGACCCCCGAGCTGGGCCACCACCACCTCATCCACCGAGCTGAGCACTTGCCCATCCGGGCTGGGACCTGTGGCCACGGTGATGGGCTGGGGACCACCATTGCTGCCATCACTCAGCTCTTCAGGCCACTGCCCCACCGG gagaaaagagatgCCTGGAGGACCATGAAGTACATGGAGCTCTTCATCGTTGCTGATCACACCTTG TACAGGAACCAGAACCTCGACCTGGGCCACACCAAGCAGCGCATCGTGGAGATCGCCAACTACGTGGACAAG TTTTACAGGTCCCTGAATATCAAGGTGGCCCTGATTGGCCTGGAGGTGTGGACAAAGAGGGACCAGTGTGCTGTCACCAGTGATGCCAATGCCACCCTCTGGTCCTTCCTGCAGTGGAAGAAGGGGCTGAGGTCCCGCAGGAAGCACGACAATGCCCAGCTGCTGAC AGGGAAGACCTTCAGGGGGACAACCATTGGCATGGCCCCGCTGGAGGGGATGTGCAGCTTGGATAACTCCGGAGGTGTCAGCGTG gaCCACTCGGAGCAGCCCATTGGAGCAGCTGCCACCATGGCCCACGAGATTGGCCACAACTTTGGGATGAGCCATGACACCACAGGATGCTGTGTGGAGGCCACCCCggagcaaggaggctgtgtCATGGCAGCAGCCACTGG ACACCCCTTCCCTCGCGtcttcagctcctgcagcaagAGGCAGCTGGAGAATTACTTCCAGAAGGGAGGTGGCATGTGTCTCTTCAACCTGCCCGACACCAAGGACCTGGTGGTGGGACAGAAATGTGGCAATGGCTttctggaggaaggagaagactGTGACTGTGGGGAGGTGGAG GAGTGCACCAACCCCTGCTGCAATGCACACAACTGCACCTTGAAGCTGGGGGCCCAATGTGCCCACGGTGACTGCTGCCAGAACTGCAAG CTGAAGGTGGCAGGGACGAtgtgcagggaagcagcaggatcCTGTGACCTCCCTGAATACTGCAAGGGGACCTCACCTTACTGCCCAGCCAATGTCTACCTGCTGGATGGCTCCTCCTGTGCCTATGGAGAGGCTTACTGCAAGGATGGCATGTGCATGACCCATcaccagcagtgtgtccagctctggggaccAG gtGCCTGGCCAGCCCCAGATGCCTGTTTCCAGGATGTGAACATGGCTGGCAACACCTATGGCAACTGTGGCAAGGACAGCCAAGGGCGCTACGTGAAATGTGACAAgag ggatgctctgtgTGGGAAGATCCAGTGCCAGAGCCCAGCCAAGAAGCCCCAAGGGACCAACACGGTCTCCATCGACACCACCATCCGCTTCAACGGGCGGGAGGTGAAGTGCAGGGGCACCTACATGTACACGGCCAAGGATGACGAGGACGACCTCTCTGACCCCGGGCTGGTGATGACAGGCACCAAATGTGGGGATGGGATG GTCTGCAAGGATCGTCGGTGCCAGAATGCCTCCCTTTTTGAGCTGGAAAAATGTGTGTCCCAGTGCCACGGCCACGGG gtCTGCAACAGCAACAAGAACTGTCACTGTGATGCTGGCTGGGCTCCCCCCTACTGTGAGAAGCCAGGCTTGGGTGGCAGCGTGGACAGTGGCCCCGTGCAGCGTGACA ATCACGAGGCCATCGTGGTGACCCTGCtgctcatcttcctcctcttcctcccggCCCTGGTGATGGGCACCTACTACTGGTACCGTAGGGAGAACTCTCTGCTCAATAAATGGATAAAGGAGATGAGGAGGAGAAGCCAGGAGACCTATAG GAACAAAACCATCAGTCGGAAGTCACCTGGTGGCCATCCCAAAGCTGCTTTCACCTTGAGGAACATCTCCACCTCCAGCCACACAAATAAA GCACCACGGGCTGGGTTCCCCACCAAACCCAGCACCCACCATCCTGGCCCCCAGCCTGTCAACGTTGTCCACCCTCTTCGCCCTGCTCCGCACTCCATCCCTCCACGTCCCAGAGACCCCAAACCTGCCAGGCCACCTCCTCCACTCAGCAAATCACCCATGGTGCCCACCAAAACCATCGTCTCCCAGGCTAAGCTGCCTCCTCCAAAGAAacctcttccctgcagccccGTGAGGACCCCACTG GTTGTCCCAAAGCATCAACCTCCTCGTCGGCCACTGCCTGGAAGTCCTCTCCTGGCCAAGCAGTTGCCTCCTGCACATGGACAGACCCTGCTGGTCATGGTCCCTCCTACCAACTTCAAGGCATCGAGCAGAAGTGCCATGAGCCACCCCACAAGGCCCTTAAA ACCGATGCCACCTCAAAG GCCTGTCCCAGCCATCAAAGTCCAATCAACCTCCTTCCCTTTGAAGAAGTGA